The region CGTGTTGACCCGCGATCCGGACGGCGGCGAGCGCTGCGTGGCCTGCTACCTCTGCTCGGCGGCCTGCCCGGTGGACTGCATCTCCATGCAGGCCGCCGAAGGGGCGGATGGCCGCCGCTATGCCGCATGGTTCCGGATCAACTTCTCCCGCTGCATCTTCTGCGGCCTGTGCGCCGAGGCCTGCCCGACCCTGGCCATCCAGATGACCCCCGATTTCGAGATCTGCAAGCGGGACATCATGGACCTGGTCTATGAAAAGGAGGACCTGCTGATCAACGGCTGCGGCAAGGACGCTTCCTACAACTTCTACCGCCACGCCGGCATCGCCGTGACCCAGCCCCGGGGCGAAGGGCTGGAGGAAGAGCGGCCGGTGGATGCCAGGTCGTTGCTGCCGTAGCGGCAAAGCATCCACCACGGAGGACACGGAGGGAAACCTGAGGAAAGCAAAAACCATTGTTACCAGCGATATATTGGGAACCGGTTTGTGAGTATGAATAAATATCTTCAGGTCTCCTCCGTGCTCCTCGGTGTCCTCCGTGGTGCATGCTTTCAGGATTTTTAGAGAACTTATGGAACAAATCATTTTCTACATATTGGCCGGGGTAGCCGTTATCGGCACGATCCTGGCCATTACCGAGAAACACCCGGTGCACGCCATCCTGTACCTGGTCACCTCCCTGTTCTCCATCGCGGTGATCTTTTACCTGCTGATGGCGCCGCTGGTGGCGGCCTTCGAGGTGATCCTCTACGCCGGCGCCATCATGGTGCTGTTCCTGTTCGTGATCATGATGCTCGATCTGGGGCACCCGGAAAAGGGGGTGGCGCCCCAGTGGCGCCAGTGGCTGCCGGCCCTGGTGCTGGCCGGGGTGAGTATCGCCTGCCTGACGGTCGTCATCGTCTCCCGCCATGCCTCCCCGGCCGCACCACCAGCCCCGGCCCTGCCGATCCGCGTGGTGGCCCGCTGCCTGTTCAAGGATCATGGCCTGGCGGTGGAGCTGATCTCGCTGCAACTGCTGTTTGCCTTGGTCGGCGCACTCTATCTGGGTCGGCAAGGTGCTCCCTCACCCGGCCTTCGGCCACCCTCTCCCCAGGGGAGAGGGGCTGGGGGGGAGGGGGGACCGTCATGATCGTTCCGCTGGGACATATCCTCATCCTGGCCGGCCTGCTCTTCTTCCTGGGGATGGGGGGGCTTCTGGCCTGGCGGGCCAATCTGATCATGATGCTGGTCTGCATCGAGGTCATGCTGAATGCCGTCATGCTGGTCTTCGTGGGGGGCTCGGCCCGCTGGGGCACAGCGGACGGCCAACTGTTCGCCATCTTCATCATGGCCCTCACCTCGGCCGAGGTCTCCCTGGCCCTGGCCATGGTGGTCTACCTGCACCGGCGGCGCAAGACCGTGGATACGGACCGGTTCGGCGAGATGAAGGGGTAACTATCCGGTGTAAAAGCATTCACCACGGAGGACACGGAGAAAAGGCGGAGGAAATCAGACTACACAGCGGACCTCAAAATCTTTTGTTTTGGTCTCCTCTGTGTACCTCCGTGTCCTCCGTGGTAATGCTTTGTGATGTCAGAAGTTTTTTTAAACCCATCGATTTCGATGGGTTAAGCACTGATAAGGAAGGGTGGCGAGTCCGTATCTGAGTGCATACAGATGCTCAAAAGATTTACTATCGACGGGACAATGGCTATTCATACCAGCCTTGAAACATTGAGGATGTTTTAACCGAAAGAACCCATGAAACTTTACCTTGCCCTCATACTCCTTTTGCCGCTCATGGGCGGCCTCTGCAACGCCCTGCTGGGGCGGCTGCTGCCGCGTCGTGTGGGCGAGTCGGTGGCCTGCGGGGTGATCTGGGGGGCGTTCGCCTGCGCCGTAGTGGCGTTTGCCGGCTTCACCGGGCCGGTCAGGGTGGAATTGGGCTCCTGGCTGGCCGCATTCACCTTCCAGGCCCCCATCGCCCTGTACCTGGACCAGCTTTCCCTCAGCCTGACCCTGATGATCACCTTCGTGTGCGGCCTGATCCACCTCTACTCCGTGGGCTACCTGCAGGACGACCCGGCCTGGGCTCGCTACTTCGCCCTGCTGAATATCTTCGTTTTCGCCATGCTGACCCTGGTGCTGGCCGAGAACCTGCCGCTCCTCTACCTGGGGTGGGAGGGGGTCGGCTTCTGCTCCTACGCCCTGATCGGCTTCTGGTACACGGAGGAGAAGAACGCCACCGCCGGGCGCAAGGCGTTCATCACCACCCGCATCGGCGACACCGCTTTCGGCATCGCCATCGTCTGGATGTACCAGCTCTCCGGCTCCGTCTCCATCACCCACCTGAACAGCATGGGCGCGCTGATCCCCGTCGCCGTCGTGACGACCATAGGCCTTTTGCTCCTGGCCGGGG is a window of Geobacter sp. FeAm09 DNA encoding:
- the nuoI gene encoding NADH-quinone oxidoreductase subunit NuoI; this encodes MPILSDIRAILGGFRITLAHMLRRSVTIQYPEEKRTPYPRYRARIVLTRDPDGGERCVACYLCSAACPVDCISMQAAEGADGRRYAAWFRINFSRCIFCGLCAEACPTLAIQMTPDFEICKRDIMDLVYEKEDLLINGCGKDASYNFYRHAGIAVTQPRGEGLEEERPVDARSLLP
- a CDS encoding NADH-quinone oxidoreductase subunit J; this translates as MEQIIFYILAGVAVIGTILAITEKHPVHAILYLVTSLFSIAVIFYLLMAPLVAAFEVILYAGAIMVLFLFVIMMLDLGHPEKGVAPQWRQWLPALVLAGVSIACLTVVIVSRHASPAAPPAPALPIRVVARCLFKDHGLAVELISLQLLFALVGALYLGRQGAPSPGLRPPSPQGRGAGGEGGPS
- the nuoK gene encoding NADH-quinone oxidoreductase subunit NuoK — encoded protein: MIVPLGHILILAGLLFFLGMGGLLAWRANLIMMLVCIEVMLNAVMLVFVGGSARWGTADGQLFAIFIMALTSAEVSLALAMVVYLHRRRKTVDTDRFGEMKG